In Sinorhizobium numidicum, the following proteins share a genomic window:
- a CDS encoding Gfo/Idh/MocA family protein, with product MIGVAVVGYGYWGPNLVRNFWETPGARLISVCDLRKDRLTAVQSRYPAVQITDEFEEVLRDSRVDAVAIATPPAAHFKLAMKALMAGKHVLVEKPMAATSDEARRMVEEAARRRLVLAVDHTFVHTGAVRKMRDLVENGLGDVYYYDSVRVNLGLFQHDVSVIWDLAVHDLSIMDYVLPERPVAVSATGMSHITGEPENIAYLNLFFDSRLIAHIHVNWLAPVKVRRTLIGGSRTMILYDDLEPSEKIKVYDKGITLNGDPQRNGEKVYQMLVGYRTGDMYAPHLDVTEALARELRQFVDCIERSEQPIADGHAGLRVVRILEAASQALAQRGRVIELEQARRIA from the coding sequence ATGATCGGTGTCGCAGTCGTCGGTTATGGTTACTGGGGCCCAAACCTCGTCCGCAACTTCTGGGAGACGCCGGGTGCGCGCCTCATCTCCGTCTGCGACCTGCGCAAGGATCGTCTGACGGCAGTCCAGAGCCGCTACCCGGCGGTCCAGATTACCGACGAGTTCGAAGAGGTTCTTCGCGATTCGCGCGTCGATGCCGTCGCGATCGCGACCCCCCCTGCCGCGCACTTCAAGCTTGCGATGAAGGCGCTGATGGCTGGAAAGCATGTGCTCGTCGAAAAGCCGATGGCGGCGACGTCGGACGAGGCACGGCGTATGGTCGAAGAAGCGGCGCGGCGACGTCTCGTGCTCGCGGTCGACCATACGTTCGTGCACACGGGCGCCGTCCGGAAGATGCGGGACCTCGTCGAAAACGGTCTTGGCGATGTCTATTACTACGACTCGGTCCGGGTCAATCTTGGCCTTTTCCAGCACGACGTCAGCGTCATCTGGGATCTTGCCGTGCACGACCTGTCGATTATGGACTACGTGTTGCCGGAACGGCCGGTAGCCGTCTCCGCCACGGGCATGAGTCATATCACCGGCGAGCCGGAAAACATCGCCTATCTCAATCTCTTCTTCGACAGCAGGCTGATTGCCCACATTCATGTCAACTGGCTCGCTCCGGTCAAGGTGCGCCGTACGCTCATCGGCGGCAGCAGAACGATGATCCTCTACGATGATCTGGAGCCCAGCGAGAAGATCAAGGTCTATGACAAGGGGATAACGCTGAACGGCGATCCACAGCGGAACGGCGAAAAGGTCTACCAGATGCTGGTGGGCTATCGCACCGGCGATATGTATGCGCCTCATCTCGATGTGACCGAAGCATTGGCCCGTGAATTGCGCCAATTCGTCGACTGTATCGAACGAAGTGAGCAGCCTATTGCCGACGGTCACGCCGGTTTGCGCGTCGTTCGGATCCTCGAAGCCGCGTCCCAGGCCCTCGCCCAGCGGGGGCGTGTCATCGAGTTGGAACAGGCGAGGCGGATCGCATGA
- a CDS encoding glycosyltransferase, giving the protein MMYRAAFGLSAVRATALRQLMAAKRAWKSRMRVTIGQEPSARPAIYFLTPDFQEPSGGIRVIYRHVDILNSAGTNAFVLHQRRGFRCTWFENQTRIAHVGDTRVLRGDFLVIPEVCVDILDHLSPGTEFIIFNQNVHLTWTASHDIARHYAPGGGLMGIIAVSEHNQHALRYAFGHVDVCRVHVGIDSGIFHSVEGPRPNRIAYMPRKMPEDANRVLELIRGRGLLEGWDIVRLDRIPQAEVAAQLRTTKIFLALSYQEGLGLPPAEAMACGNYVVGYHGFGGKEFFRSDFSGIVETGDILGFAQAIEYAIAHENAHPGWCQTRGDRASKFILSEYSLKREREEVKQIYARLLKASD; this is encoded by the coding sequence ATGATGTATCGGGCGGCGTTTGGCTTATCTGCAGTGCGCGCAACCGCGCTGCGGCAACTCATGGCTGCAAAAAGAGCTTGGAAGAGCCGGATGCGCGTCACCATCGGGCAAGAGCCTTCGGCAAGACCAGCCATCTACTTTCTCACTCCTGACTTCCAAGAGCCCTCCGGTGGTATCAGGGTAATATACCGTCATGTCGATATACTGAATTCCGCGGGGACGAACGCGTTTGTGCTGCATCAGCGCCGAGGGTTCCGGTGTACGTGGTTCGAAAATCAAACGCGTATTGCACATGTCGGAGATACGAGGGTGCTGCGGGGAGATTTTCTCGTCATCCCGGAGGTGTGCGTCGACATCCTGGACCATCTCTCCCCAGGCACCGAATTCATAATATTCAACCAGAATGTGCACTTGACCTGGACAGCGTCGCACGACATTGCACGGCATTACGCGCCAGGCGGCGGTTTGATGGGCATCATCGCAGTCTCTGAACACAATCAACATGCGCTCCGCTATGCCTTTGGGCATGTTGATGTTTGCAGAGTGCACGTCGGCATCGACTCCGGTATATTTCACTCGGTCGAGGGCCCTCGACCAAACCGCATCGCATATATGCCGCGAAAGATGCCGGAGGATGCGAACAGAGTATTAGAACTTATTCGGGGGCGCGGCTTGCTAGAGGGTTGGGACATAGTGCGGCTAGATCGAATTCCCCAGGCTGAAGTTGCCGCGCAATTGCGGACTACGAAAATTTTCCTAGCCTTATCATACCAGGAGGGTCTTGGACTCCCACCCGCCGAAGCGATGGCCTGCGGGAACTATGTGGTCGGTTACCATGGTTTTGGGGGGAAAGAATTCTTTCGCTCGGATTTCAGTGGGATCGTCGAGACGGGTGACATCCTAGGATTCGCACAAGCAATCGAATACGCAATAGCGCACGAGAACGCACATCCGGGCTGGTGCCAAACCCGCGGCGACAGGGCATCCAAGTTCATTCTTTCAGAATATTCTCTTAAACGCGAGCGCGAAGAAGTGAAGCAGATTTATGCACGATTACTTAAGGCGAGCGACTAG
- a CDS encoding acyltransferase, translating to MIASDVTLHEGVVVHHPDLVNLYGCTLGAGTRIGTFVEIQKNVAVGRNCKISSHSFICEGVTLEDGVFLGHGVMFTNDIYPRAVNPVGGLQSEVDWKVVPTLVKCRASIGSNATILAGVTIGEAAQVGAGAVVTKDVPSYAIVAGVPARIIGRVTDGAFGVISAGA from the coding sequence ATGATTGCGTCCGATGTCACGCTGCATGAAGGAGTCGTTGTCCATCATCCGGACCTCGTCAATCTTTATGGTTGCACGCTCGGCGCCGGCACGCGCATCGGAACCTTTGTCGAAATTCAGAAGAACGTCGCGGTCGGAAGAAACTGCAAGATTTCCAGCCATTCCTTCATCTGCGAGGGCGTGACGCTCGAGGATGGCGTCTTCCTCGGACATGGCGTCATGTTCACCAACGATATCTATCCGCGGGCGGTCAATCCTGTCGGAGGGCTTCAGTCGGAAGTCGATTGGAAGGTCGTCCCGACACTGGTCAAGTGTCGGGCCTCCATAGGCAGCAACGCCACCATTCTCGCGGGCGTCACGATCGGAGAGGCCGCGCAAGTCGGCGCCGGCGCGGTGGTGACCAAGGACGTGCCAAGCTATGCGATCGTTGCCGGTGTACCAGCCAGGATCATCGGACGCGTCACGGATGGGGCATTCGGAGTTATTTCAGCGGGGGCGTAA
- a CDS encoding acyltransferase has protein sequence MSTDRAPTDRVVQAVHGRGDTPADPSYVRDLVTELRRLYGAAALIELYGRFSSGDGFVDAMMRKVIWQCVARACGCGLQVGSGAGFKHPETFEIGNGVFIGAQAYIQGRYDGTCVIGDNVWIGPQAYFDARDLVIEDFVGWGPGAKVLGSYHTGVPVDVPIISTDLKIKPVRVGAWADIGTNATVLPGVTIGKGALVGAGAVVVSDVESFAVVAGVPAKFLRWRTESPARQNPEQ, from the coding sequence ATGTCAACTGACCGCGCACCGACTGACCGGGTCGTACAAGCGGTGCACGGTCGCGGCGACACACCCGCCGATCCGAGCTATGTGCGCGACCTGGTCACGGAGCTCAGACGATTATACGGCGCCGCGGCCTTGATCGAGCTCTATGGTCGCTTTTCGAGTGGAGACGGGTTCGTCGACGCAATGATGCGCAAGGTAATCTGGCAATGTGTCGCGCGCGCTTGCGGGTGTGGCTTGCAAGTGGGAAGCGGAGCCGGCTTCAAGCACCCGGAAACGTTCGAGATCGGCAACGGGGTGTTCATCGGTGCTCAGGCCTACATCCAAGGCCGCTACGACGGGACCTGCGTGATCGGCGATAATGTCTGGATCGGACCGCAAGCCTATTTCGATGCGCGTGACCTGGTGATCGAGGATTTCGTAGGCTGGGGTCCAGGCGCCAAGGTTCTCGGCTCGTATCACACCGGCGTACCGGTCGATGTGCCGATCATCAGTACCGACCTCAAAATCAAGCCGGTACGCGTCGGCGCATGGGCCGATATCGGAACCAATGCGACCGTCCTGCCCGGCGTGACGATCGGCAAGGGTGCGCTCGTCGGCGCGGGCGCGGTCGTCGTCTCCGATGTCGAATCGTTCGCGGTCGTTGCGGGCGTGCCCGCGAAATTCCTGCGCTGGCGAACGGAATCGCCGGCCCGGCAAAACCCTGAACAATGA
- a CDS encoding DegT/DnrJ/EryC1/StrS family aminotransferase, whose translation MIPFLDLKAQYHSIKDEINAAALGVLASGQYVLGDEVARLEQEFAAYCSVKHAIAVNTGTSALHLALLAAGVGPGDEVITVPFTFVATTSAICYTGARPVFVDVEPVTLTMDATKLEAAITPRTKAMVPVHLYGQMADMDAIKVIADRYGVPIIEDACQAHGAEYKGRRAGSIGVSGCFSFYPGKNLGGCGEGGVVVTSNNDHARTMRMLRDWGQEQRYHHVLKGFNYRMDGIQGAILRVKLRHLEAWTETRRARASRYTSRLAGLSHVKTPVEVAERRHVYHIYALRCRDRDGLQRALSTESIQWGLHYPIPVHLQKAHSDLGYKVGDFPRSEAAARSVLSLPIYPEMSTRQVEQVVSAVEQDAYVN comes from the coding sequence ATGATTCCCTTCCTCGACTTGAAGGCGCAATATCACTCGATCAAGGATGAGATCAATGCGGCCGCATTGGGCGTGCTCGCTTCAGGGCAATACGTCCTGGGTGATGAAGTTGCGCGCCTGGAACAGGAATTTGCGGCCTATTGCAGCGTGAAGCACGCGATCGCCGTCAACACGGGCACAAGTGCCCTCCATTTGGCGCTGCTTGCGGCGGGCGTCGGCCCAGGAGATGAAGTCATCACCGTTCCTTTCACCTTCGTCGCCACCACATCGGCAATCTGTTACACCGGCGCGCGGCCGGTCTTCGTCGACGTCGAGCCAGTGACGCTGACCATGGATGCCACGAAGCTCGAGGCTGCGATCACGCCACGCACCAAGGCGATGGTGCCAGTCCATCTTTATGGGCAAATGGCCGACATGGACGCGATCAAGGTCATTGCCGATCGGTACGGCGTGCCGATCATTGAGGATGCCTGTCAGGCGCATGGCGCCGAATACAAGGGTCGCCGCGCCGGGAGCATCGGCGTATCGGGCTGTTTTAGCTTCTATCCGGGAAAGAACCTCGGCGGTTGCGGCGAGGGAGGCGTTGTCGTCACCAGCAATAATGATCATGCCAGAACGATGCGCATGTTGCGTGACTGGGGCCAAGAGCAGCGATATCACCATGTGCTCAAAGGCTTCAACTATCGGATGGATGGCATCCAGGGTGCGATTCTGCGCGTGAAGCTCAGGCATCTCGAAGCCTGGACTGAGACGCGACGGGCTCGTGCTAGCCGTTATACTTCCCGGCTCGCCGGATTGTCACACGTGAAGACGCCCGTCGAAGTCGCCGAGCGGCGTCACGTTTATCACATCTACGCTCTTAGGTGCCGTGATCGTGACGGACTGCAGCGTGCGCTCTCCACTGAAAGCATTCAGTGGGGTCTGCATTATCCTATTCCGGTACATTTGCAAAAGGCACACTCCGACCTCGGCTATAAAGTCGGCGATTTCCCGAGATCGGAAGCGGCTGCCCGATCGGTTCTTTCGCTCCCCATTTATCCGGAGATGAGCACGAGACAGGTCGAGCAGGTAGTTTCTGCAGTGGAGCAGGACGCCTATGTCAACTGA
- a CDS encoding glycosyltransferase family 4 protein: MVVPIGCTLPLRQKMAAALHSRLPGSRVTAHRTPAVMKARSLRIATAIENAGNLDGIIAMGTDTYDLAAAMRGRHTPIATYDDGTFALFLRYPDSDLSSLGLPSSKVDAWVRLQETACRRATIACVSTEWARKSVVQDFGVPPERVRVVGMGHRPRSNPEIKRSFENPRFLFVGVDWKRKNGAAVLDAFARVHEKFPRATLAVVGKHPPLRQAGVTGYGFLAREDPRGQKILDQLFAQSTAFVLPSLFDPSPIAYLEAASCGLPVIATTRGGGGELLCDGSIRVDPYDRDSLVEAMLRLCDGEEASSMGARALARSATSRWQDVCRRIVDGLMGADEQSNSAARIETR, from the coding sequence CAGCCGTTATGAAGGCTCGGTCGCTAAGAATCGCAACGGCCATAGAAAATGCGGGAAATCTGGATGGCATTATTGCAATGGGCACAGATACCTACGACCTTGCAGCGGCAATGCGGGGACGGCACACGCCGATCGCCACATACGATGACGGAACATTTGCACTGTTCCTGCGATATCCCGATTCGGACCTAAGCAGCCTCGGCCTTCCGTCCTCAAAGGTCGATGCCTGGGTGAGGTTACAAGAAACCGCGTGTCGCAGAGCCACGATAGCGTGTGTGAGCACTGAATGGGCAAGGAAATCAGTGGTCCAGGACTTTGGGGTTCCGCCCGAGCGAGTTCGGGTGGTTGGGATGGGGCATAGGCCTCGATCGAACCCCGAGATTAAGCGCAGCTTTGAAAACCCCCGTTTTTTATTCGTGGGCGTTGATTGGAAGCGCAAGAATGGTGCTGCGGTTCTAGATGCGTTCGCAAGGGTCCATGAAAAGTTTCCGCGGGCCACCCTCGCAGTTGTGGGAAAACATCCACCGTTGAGACAAGCTGGAGTGACAGGGTATGGTTTTCTCGCGCGGGAGGATCCAAGGGGGCAGAAAATACTCGACCAATTGTTTGCTCAGTCAACAGCTTTCGTCCTACCCAGCCTTTTCGATCCTTCCCCGATCGCCTATCTCGAGGCTGCATCCTGTGGATTACCTGTAATAGCTACAACACGTGGGGGGGGCGGTGAGCTGTTATGCGACGGTTCAATACGCGTTGATCCTTACGACCGTGATTCATTGGTCGAGGCAATGCTTCGGCTCTGCGATGGAGAGGAAGCAAGTTCAATGGGAGCGAGAGCTCTGGCTCGGTCGGCGACGTCAAGGTGGCAAGATGTTTGCAGGCGCATTGTAGATGGTTTGATGGGCGCAGACGAACAGTCGAATAGTGCCGCGCGTATCGAAACCCGATAA